The nucleotide window GGTACATCAGTAATTTTCTTATTACCAATCCTATGTAAATATGTAACAATTGTTTCTTGATTTTCTTTAGTAGTTAACTCTATTAAATTTAAAGTTGCTAAAGTGTCATCAATTAAATTTAATTTAGATCTTTGTCTATTTTCTATTAAAGCTATTTCAAAAGCTTGAATATCATTAAAATCTTTTACTTTAGCTTCTATAATTTCGCAACCAGCTTCCTTTGATGCCCAATATCTTTTCTCACCCGCTACTATTAAATATTTATCTGTTTTTTCAGGATGTGATCTAACTATTATGGGTGAAAGCTGCTCATAATTTTTAATCGAATTAGCTAAATCTGTTATTTCTTGAGGATCTATAAAATTACGAGGTTGGTTCTTCCATACCTCTATTAAATCTAGAGATATATTAATTACAGATGTTTCTTCCTCTTTAGTTAGTACATCTAAATTAAAGTCGGCTAGTGAATTAAATGCCATAGTTCTATGTATTATTATTAAATAATTTCTTATATCGTAAATTCTTGAAATAATTTATGATAGTCTTGTGCTGCTCTTTTTCCAGAAGCACCCATATCAAACACTGTTTTGCCGTATTGAGGTGCTTTACGAATGATTTGTAAATTACTAATCGGCGTTAATAGTTTTATTTTATTTTTTAAAAAGTATTCCGATGCTTGCTTGAAACTAGTAGTATTAGTTTCTACTAAACTTAAAAAGAATCCTACACCTAAATCTTTCCTAATCGTCATTTTTCTCTTGATAATGCGGATAATTGATAATGTATCGGTTAAATCCAAAGTTGAAGCTTGAATTGGTATTAATACTCGATCACAGACATCTAACGCATCTTTCACTGATTCTGATTCACCAGGAAGATCTATTACTACGATATCAACATTTGAATTATCAATCGTAGATAACATTAATTCTGTATTAGTCTCTTGAATATAGTCAATTCCTAAGTCCTTAGCCCAGCAATTAGCTCCTAGTTGAGATGAGGCATTAATAAAGAGCAATTTTTTTTCAGGATTTGCTATTAGTAGCCATTTAGCTAGATGCAAACTAGTTGTAGTTTTGCCTACTCCACCTTTAATATTAGCAACCGCTAAGACTTGTTTTTTCTGTTCACTCATTATTTTGAAGAATTATTATTTACTGTAAAGCAATAGAGTCTTGGTTTTACCTCGCCAGTCTCTTGAGGTGCGCCCGAATTCTGCCCAGTTGCCTCAAGAGCGTGTGGCGAAATGCTTTCCGCACCGTCAAATGGCAGAGTACCGATGACTCGATAAAATCCGCGTTTCACCACGATATATATAGTAATCACTTTACTCATTCCAATACAGGATTTCACAGTCTGTGATCGCGCCACAGTTAAATCTGTACTTATTTGATAAACGCAATCACTATAATTAACAGTTTAAATTATTTACCTTAATTGACAAGCTGTACACCATTAAAATTTTACAATTATATATAAATCACTCATGAGTGATTTATACGTAAGTATCAATTTGATAATTGCCCGCCTCAATCATCAGCGATTCGC belongs to Chondrocystis sp. NIES-4102 and includes:
- the parA gene encoding plasmid partitioning protein ParA, encoding MSEQKKQVLAVANIKGGVGKTTTSLHLAKWLLIANPEKKLLFINASSQLGANCWAKDLGIDYIQETNTELMLSTIDNSNVDIVVIDLPGESESVKDALDVCDRVLIPIQASTLDLTDTLSIIRIIKRKMTIRKDLGVGFFLSLVETNTTSFKQASEYFLKNKIKLLTPISNLQIIRKAPQYGKTVFDMGASGKRAAQDYHKLFQEFTI
- the parB gene encoding chromosome partitioning protein, ParB family encodes the protein MAFNSLADFNLDVLTKEEETSVINISLDLIEVWKNQPRNFIDPQEITDLANSIKNYEQLSPIIVRSHPEKTDKYLIVAGEKRYWASKEAGCEIIEAKVKDFNDIQAFEIALIENRQRSKLNLIDDTLATLNLIELTTKENQETIVTYLHRIGNKKITDVPIDFIESVEDIFSRTSEISINTFVKKRLRLLKLPNFILDPIKRGDMSDYCVPMIAKLASSDENLAKEIVERVVKENWNRDKIKEEIKKLISNKKPVMKAENFDDIKSDFKKVYSKVLRSSKISSDSKKQRKLQKIIQEMESLL